A part of Maniola jurtina chromosome 19, ilManJurt1.1, whole genome shotgun sequence genomic DNA contains:
- the LOC123874965 gene encoding high affinity copper uptake protein 1-like: MNHNDMMAAHDHADHDHGDHGDSCGHGHAMVFHAGVQQEILFRGWETTNALELFGSAVAIFLASVLYEGFKYYREALHANAVAPTADSQVNIAKNECGARGTCSGPAVVKYSMFSSAHFVQTCLHVIQSTVSYVLMLVFMTYNVWLCLALVLGLGVGYFCFGWKKSSVVDANEHCQ; encoded by the exons ATGAACCACAACGACATGATGGCGGCGCACGACCACGCCGACCACGACCACGGCGACCACGGCGACAGCTGCGGACACGGACACGCCATGGTG TTCCACGCAGGCGTACAGCAGGAGATCCTCTTCAGAGGCTGGGAGACCACCAATGCCCTGGAGCTGTTCGGTTCAGCGGTGGCCATCTTCCTCGCCAGCGTGCTGTATGAAGGCTTCAAGTACTACCGGGAGGCGTTACATGCTAACGCCGTGGCCCCTACTGCCGACTCGCAGGTCAACATTGCCAAGAACGAGTGTGGGGCCCGAGGGACCTGTTCTGGCCCTGCTGTTGTTAA GTACTCGATGTTCTCGTCAGCACACTTCGTGCAAACCTGCCTGCACGTGATCCAGTCCACGGTGTCGTACGTGCTGATGCTGGTGTTCATGACGTACAACGTGTGGCTGTGCCTGGCGCTGGTGCTGGGGCTGGGCGTGGGCTACTTCTGCTTCGGCTGGAAGAAGAGCAGCGTGGTCGACGCCAACGAGCACTGCCAGTGA
- the LOC123875320 gene encoding esterase FE4-like codes for MLDRLRLMGLVHLLTHLGCGASGPPAPARHRLAATTQGAVRGYYARRPPHYAYRGVPYARPPTAFDRFKQSLGMPITVQNRDILCSQAPEPPPPWSGIFEATHRVKCPQPDGSGEENCLVVNVFTPEHAASQPVIVHFHAGGFQQGWGLHNAPRRLLEQGFVFVTFNYRLGVLGFLCLGLPDVPGNAGIKDQVAALYWVNRNIQQFGGNPADVTAYGTGSGAMSIELLLFSGLTKDLFHKVILESGSALSPSAVSHEPVLNAFNLAKDLGYKDEPEHVLLQEFFYKVSYKKTVNTSTNFLPCIETQYSINSLLDKDPREYLKSGKYQKVPMIVIYTNAEEISIIADNTDRFNVIPEYFDNLLPNNLIFDNEKMRNKVASIVKDSYFDDLGLTESVVQSYVGYVNDIFMEYPVVKSAANHANNKNLVFLMKFLYKGRQSNNKHANIPGAGFGDVFKYIIANQLEDYDEIIAEILMNMWNNFIKLGDPTPLTTLLIPEVWQPLVPRVVDSKIVLRNIPCLMFRQTMTNGLLSSQQLMFWDRIYDKFYTNASD; via the exons atgttggACCGGTTAAGGCTCATGGGTCTAGTCCACCTGTTGACGCACTTGGGCTGCGGGGCAAGCGGCCCCCCGGCCCCGGCGCGGCATCGCCTCGCGGCTACGACGCAGGGTGCAGTCAGGGGGTACtacgcgcgccgcccgccgcacTATGCCTACCGCGGGGTGCCCTACGCCCGCCCGCCCACCGCGTTCGACAGGTTTAAG CAATCGCTCGGTATGCCTATAACGGTACAAAATCGGGACATTCTGTGCTCACAGGCGCCAGAGCCGCCACCTCCATGGAGCGGCATCTTCGAGGCGACTCACCGCGTCAAGTGTCCTCAGCCCGATGGCTCTGGCGAGGAGAACTGCCTGGTGGTCAACGTGTTCACTCCGGAGCACGCCGCGTCGCAGCCAGTCATTGTGCACTTCCATGCTGGAGGATTTCAACAGGG ATGGGGTCTTCATAATGCTCCTAGAAGACTTCTCGAACAAGGCTTCGTATTTGTAACTTTCAATTACCGTCTTGGAGTACTGGGTTTTCTGTGCCTTGGCTTGCCAGATGTACCAGGCAACGCTGGTATTAAAGACCAAGTGGCAGCATTGTACTGGGTCAACAGAAATATTCAGCAGTTTGGAGGTAACCCGGCAGATGTGACAGCTTATGGTACAG GATCTGGAGCAATGTCCATAGAGCTCTTATTATTTTCTGGATTAACTAAAGACCTCTTTCACAAAGTTATACTGGAATCAGGCTCTGCATTATCACCATCGGCTGTTTCACATGAACCAGTGTTAAATGCATTTAACTTGGCAAAAGATTTGGGCTACAAAGATGAACCAGAACATGTGCTTTTACAAGAGTTTTTCTACaaagtttcatataaaaaaactgTGAATACATCAACAAATTTCTTGCCATGTATTGAGACTCAATACTCTATTAACAGTTTATTAGACAAAGATCCGAGAGAATATTTGAAAAGTGGCAAATATCAGAAAGTTCCAATGATAGTTATTTATACAAATGCAGAAGAGATTTCAATAATTGCTGATAACACTGACAGATTTAATGTTATACCAGAATATTTTGACAATTTACTCCCTAACAACTTAATATTTGACAATGAAAAGATGAGAAATAAAGTTGCATCCATAGTTAAGGATTCTTATTTTGATGACCTTGGGTTAACAGAAAGTGTAGTTCAAAGTTATGTTGGATATGTTAACGATATATTTATGGAGTATCCAGTCGTAAAATCAGCTGCAAACcatgcaaataacaaaaacttagtatttCTAATGAAATTTCTATATAAAGGAAGGCAGAGTAATAATAAACATGCCAATATTCCTGGTGCGGGTTTCGGAGATGtgtttaagtatattattgCTAACCAGTTGGAAGATTATGATGAAATTATTGCAGAAATATTGATGAATATGtggaataattttataaaattggg AGACCCAACACCACTGACTACTCTCCTAATACCTGAAGTATGGCAGCCGTTGGTACCTAGAGTGGTTGACAGCAAAATTGTTCTGCGTAACATCCCATGCCTGATGTTTAGACAAACTATGACCAATGGACTACTTTCCAGCCAACAGTTGATGTTTTGGGATCGCATTTATGACAAGTTTTATACAAATGCATcagattaa